ATTTATGCATGTGTACCACTCCCCAAAAATGGATGGTCTCCTTTTAGGAACAGAGACTGACATTCTGAATCTCTGGCGGCAGTTTGACCTTGCCATTGAAAAATCCTAACATATAACGAACTGTAAACCTGATAAGAGTTCCTGCACGCTGAATTCAAATTTCTCCGAGTCCAATCCAAAAGCAGCtcatgtttactttctgcttgcATGAACAGTGAAGAGGCAGGCAACCGAATTCAGTTGCACGCTGGGGCCTGCCAAGTGCCAAGAGTAGAGCTACTACCTACTAACAAATCAATACCAGTCCGAAGGAGCATCAAAGCCAAACGGTTCTTCCTGGATCGATCACCGCCTCCCCATAATTCAGCAGCTGGTAGTGCTAGGTGCTAAATGAATTCCGCCGGTGGCACATTTAGGTAGACCTTCCAGAGCCATATTATGTGTCACAATCATTATCGAACATGGCTCATGTCCCCCCAACAACATCTCCCCCTCTCTCCATGTATTTATACGGAGCGCCTGGCCGCGAGCCACTGGCGGTAGTGGCAGCACAATCCACAGCTCAGCGTCACCTCCCATCCCACGGCcatgtcttcttcctcctcctccagttGTCGCAGAGgacagctcgccgccggcattgcgctccttgtcctcctcctcgccggcaaTGCCGCCGCGcacccgggcggcggcggggacctgAGGTACCAGTTCCTGTCGCAGCAGAACGCGGCGCGGGGGTCGATGGGCCTGGCGCCGCTGGTGTGGGACGAGCGCGTGGCGGCGTACGCGCGGTGGTACGCGCAGTCCCGGCGCGGCGACTGCGCGCTGGTGCACTCGTCGGGGCCCTACGGCGAGAACCTCTTCTGGGGCAGCGGCACCGGGTGGGCGCCGGCGCAGGCCGTGGGCGCCTGGCTCTCGGAGCGCCCCCGCTACAACTACTGGAGCAACAGCTGCTACGGCGGCATGTGCGGCCACTACACGCAGATCATGTGGCGCAACACCCGCCGGGTCGGCTGCGCCATGGTCACCTGCTACAACGGCCGGGGCACCTTCATCACCTGCAACTACGACCCGCCGGGCAACTACGTCGGCGTGCGCCCGTACTGAGCTGCAGCCactggctggccggccggccggccgccggtgaTCACCTACTACCTCTCCCCATGCTACTATCGCCAAGCTATCCAACAAGGCTCCGAGCTAGCTGGCTGGCGACATTGCTGGCCGGCGTGGCGCAGCAGCCTGTCTCTTGCTGCCCCCCATTAATTCGTTGTCACTACATTGATCGAGATGCTACAAGTGTACAAAAATGCATCATTATTGTTTTACGGCGGTACTGTTACTATTtacttgcttcttcttcttcttttttcataCCAATATACTACTGTGAGGTTATTAGCAGGACCCGGAAGCTGCAATAAAATTGAGCTAATTCAGCAGCCAAGTGCCTGTTCTGTCCAACACCAACAGAACGAGAACCTCTTGCCCCTTCTGTTCTCGGACACTGCTGCATCTCAGCTGTGCTGTTGACCTCGCACCTTTGCATGCAGTTGCAAAAGTGATCGATCTTGTGATGCTGTTGCAAGCCAAGAATGACAGCATCTGCAGCCGATGCTCCACCCTTTACTTGAGACAACGATAAAGATCTCACTTTCTCGTGTTGCTTTTGGGTGATGTGATTCCATTCCTTGTTCCTGTAGCAGCTGCCTCTCCCCTGattggtgggtgggtgggttggTTGGCGTAGCAACTGCAGATCGTCGAGCTGTGATTGTGAAGGAGTTGGGGAAACGACTAACGAATGAGCTGTTAAATGAGCGGGCATGTGCTCTCAGAGGCTGCTGGCGCTGGGCCTCCTCCGTCCTCTCCTCCTGCTCTGACTGTGCCTGTGCGCGCGTATGGGCCGTTGGAATCCGATGCGACGCGACGCCACCGAACTCGCCTTTAATGGCCACGGCGGCGTGTGGTTGCGGTTGCAACTTGCAGCTCATCCAtccgtcgccatggccgccgattggcagcagcgccggccggcggccggataCGGCGAGCAAGTGGCCGCcccgtcgcccgccgccgccggtaaacAACAGACCGGCCGTGCGCTTGGACAGAGCAGATCAGCAGAGCTGCGTGTGCACGCGACAGGTGGTCCAACAATTATACCGCTAGtctgcggcgccggcgagctgtGTCGACCGTCCCGGACCGGAATCTTTGGCATCACACCGCGTGCGGCGTcacgagccgcggcggcggtgttcgtTCGTGTCCACTGCACGCGGGGCGCCACATGTTAGGTCGCGTCGCTGCCGGAATTTATTTCCTCCGATCTTGAAGttgggagagagaaaaagagagggaCCGTAGCGCCATTTAACACGCGCTTGCGATGACAATTTGCAAGGCTGTGCGTCAGACGCTGCCGTCGAGCAAGCCTGAAGGAATCCTAGCTAAAGTTCTTGGGAGCGGACGATGTGCGTGCGCTGGGATACGGGTTCGTCGTGTGTCAGATTGTCATCAGTGACGACAAGGTAGTATATAGTGTGTGTGCGGGTTTGACAATTGGCCAAAGGAAGAACGTGCGTGTGCTCCTGCAAGTCGTTTCTCCCTCCCCAGGCCAGGCACTGTTGGAACATGCGCCATTCATGGAGTGGTGCCCAGCACAGCCATTTGGTATGGGAACATAATTAAATTaaaaatgcaatgcaatttGGAGCTCAAAAATGTCTTGGtagttttcttcaaaaaaaaaaaaggatgtcTTGGTAGAACCCCTCGACAGACGACAGTAGTGAGCAGTGTACCGGTGTGTTGCTCAGCATTATCGGTACAAATTAGTAGCCTCAAATTAATGTGACAGTTGTGGGAGTCCACTGACTGAACTGGAGATGAATGGGTTATGATATGAGCTCCCTTGATGCGACAAGTCATACCAGAACCACCTTCGATCTGAATTCTGGAAAAGAAAGAGGTTGACGTTTGAGTTGCTGATGAATACAGGCTCATATGTACTGATCCGTCTGTCGACGCCCATGCTCCCTTGTAAATTGAAATACCAACTTGCCAAATGCCAAGCACACACATACTATATAAGTAGGAATAATAAACACTGTACTAGTATAATTTGATTGTTGTATCGGACAATAAGCTCCCCACTTTTCAGATGGAAGTATTTTGTTGTCGAGTGCTGACACAGGCTGCATGCACGATCAGGTACGGTCAGAGTCAGACCCGAATACAATACAATACACCTCTGCTAGTGCTAGGCGACATACGGATCCAGCACAAGACCAAAATAAAGTACAACCCCGCCGCCCATTCCAGCGCAAATGACTCACACTAAACATGGTGAGCTCTGAACTCCTGCTGTGACAATGTGCTGTGCTACGGAATAATATCTAGGCGTTCGagcgcaaattttttttaagttggaatcttactaatttgaagtactaaatgaattctatttacaaatttttttacacatatggattgtaaatcgcgagacgaatctaatgatgctaattaattcatgattaatcaataattagcagatggttactgtagcatcactgttgcaacccatggattaagtaggctcattagattcgtctcgcgatttacagcccatctatgcaaaaagttttgtaaatagacttcacttagtactctatgcatgtgtcgaaacattcaatGTGACGGTTTTTTTACGTTTACGGAATTTATGGTGTggtgtgggaactaaacatagcACTAGTCTCTGCGCCTTATGTTCTTCCCATGTGCCCTGACAAACCACTTGCTGCCTGAGAGCTCATCCGCTCATGTACGTTCACGCAGATGCACGCTGCAGCCTGCCGGTCTGCAGCGGCAGCGGATTTGCCAGCAGGCGTGCTCGCATAACACGAGGAAACCTCTCTGCGGGGCGATCTGTTCCGGCATTGGCTAGCCGGGAACCGGGCGCGTGACGTGTACGTGCTACGCGCGATCAGGTCACCTAATCCACAGTGGGTAATATGTATCCAAGTGCTAATAACTCAAcgttatcaaaaaaaaaagtgctaATAGCTCaatgtgctaaagtttagcactatcTTATCTAAATGGAAGTGCTAATGAGATGAACTTAATCCATCTAAACAGACtataaatataatatatatagatTGCGTAGATGCAAACAAACAGCTGACCTGACCGGCCGGTTCTTGGTTGCAGATGCAGAGGCAAGCAGCCGATCAGATAGATGTTCAGAACAGGCTACGGGGCGCGCGACCGCGTAGTACTCGTATGTTGCCTCCACGATCACGATCAGCTGCCTGATGATTGATGAAGGGCTCTTGCCGCTCCACACTGTCAAGGGAGGTTATTTCTCTGACCGTCACAGTGACTGAACGAAGGTGTGGCTTTTCACCTGTCGTGGTTGTGACGGCCCGGTTCTCACTGGGCGCAAACCCATATGAGAGGCCTTTTCTCCGTGTAGGCCCAATACTGGCCCCCGATGGGACATGATGGCGGCCCAGGTAGAACATTCTACGAGTTGTTCCAGCATACGTCTGCGGCTGTGCCGCACCACGCCTGCCGTGCGACACCGCCCAGATGCTTGCCACGCGTCTTCATCGTTTCATCATCTCGCAGCTACATCTCGGACAGCCCACCCACCGCAGGCCCTGCGATTAAGCCGGCCAGTTCTTGCCAGTTCTTCGGACGTTCCGCTGACCGGAGGCTTTGCTTCGGTCCGTAAAATCGAGCCGCCCTAATCCCCGTCGCACACAATCAAATACTTTAGGTTTCTATATTATGCTTGTAGCTTTCATCCATGGAGGATTTTACTGCCAAGCAACTAAATGCAGATGATAGGAGAGCATGAATTTGTATCCTTCTGCCatcattgctgctgctgctgctatcgcATTTCGGGTCTGTTTAGATGAAAcgcaaaaactttttgtgttggaatcttactaatttgaagtattaaatgaagtttatttacaattttttttgcacagatgggttgtaaatcgcgagacgaatctaatgatgctaattaatctataattaatcaataattagcggatggtactgtagcaccactgttgcaaacatgaattaagtaggctcattagattcgtctcgcgatttacagcccatctatgtaaaaaattttgtaaatagacttcatttaatactctatgtatgtgtcgaaacattcgatgtgatagttttttttgtgtttatggGGTTTATGAGGTGGGAATAAACAGATCCTTCATTGCGTTTCATCGTCAGGATCATTCCCAACCCCCACCATTAGCCGGTCACTGGTGCCTTCAGAGTTGATGACCAGACCATCGCCTCAGGATCTTGCAAAGATTTCATGTTCGCCCAAAAAGATTGCTGGTTTGTTACGGCTTATCTTTCACATGCCAGTCTGCTGCTTGTCTAGACGAGTCTCTAGGCTGTGCCCGATGTGCCGGCGGGCCGGCAGCTGCAGACGATCCCTGATGATGCTGTGGGCCTATGGCTCGATCTAATTTTGAAGCCTGCTTCGATAGATGCTGTTTAGATTGGCTCGATGGTGGTCGGGTGGAACGGTCTATGGCTCGAGCGGACGGGGCCTGCGCTGGTGGGGCCAGTATGCCACGCGGCGGCTATCTGGACGGTGTCGCACGGCAGGCGTAGTGCGGCACTGCCGCAGAGAATTTTCACCCCTACGCGGGAGCCGTTTATACCGTTGCTGATTGACCGGGAAAAAAACTGctgaaacattttttttaacCAAAAGTCAGAAGCTCTGCCGCTCAATTAAAATGATAGAAAAATTATTTACAAAAAAGGTTAGCATAATAGGATGCCAAAGGACTTCCGAAGGCTAACCAATCCACACGATACGATTGAGCACAAACACGACACACTACCATAGGTCATCGTTACCGAGCATGAAAGCAAAGCCGCCACCAGCTCTGACTTTCCGTGGCAGACCACCCACGAACCACGCACCAATGTTTCCGAAGCAAGCGGCCACAACCGGTTATCGTTGCCAAGCTTGAATGAAGAACAGCTCCGACTTCCGGTCATAATTCACGCCTCACCCCAGCGGATGAAGACCCCCAGCAGAGACCCCAGACTATGGCGGAGGGGAGAGGTCGTCGCGCGTCATCGTTGCCGAGCCGCGTCCCTACGCAGCAGCTCCGACTTCACGTTGCAAAACCCATCTCCACGTGTCGACCGAGCGCCGAGAAACAAGAGCATCCACCCAGGAGACTTTGAAGCCACGACAAAATCCAAATACGACGCCTTCAACAAGGGAGCGACAAcaacgccaccgccgtcgcacGTCCACAATGGACCGGGTTTTCACCCATAGACGTCGACACTAGGCGGGGATACTCGACTCCCCCAACAGGGAAAGCGGCGCCAATGGCGTCGTCGTCGCCAAGGCTTTCGCCTACGACCCCACTAGCGCCAATGTCGAGCCAAGAAGCCGGATCCCTCACCGTCCAACACCTTCAAACGCCGCTGTCCCGCCGCCCCATGGAGGCCTCATTAGAGGGCAACGATGCGCCGGCTGCACGCAGCAACCGCACAGTTGCGTCGACCGCCACCCCTCCGACCAGGCAACACATGGGGTCGGATCTGCCTCCACCGCTCACGTGACACCGCCGCACGTCGAGGCCGTCGCGgaccaccaccgccggcacaagcacccgccgccgtcgctgccctCGAGCCAGCAGCCACGGGCGCCCGCCACACCACCATGGGCCCCGCCCCTTGCTTGAGGGTGCCTGCCCTAGCCGCCAGGGCAACCGGCCTGGCTCCcggcgtcaggccgccgccaccctgctGGCGGACGGAATACGGCCGGAGCCGCAAGGGCCCggagagcgcgccgccgtctccgcgCCCCAGGATCGGCCGGGACACAGCCTCCACTGCtgcgccagcgccagcgccgcaCCGAACCGCCCATGACCACCGGTGTCGTCGGCCGACGCCCCCACCATCACGCGCACGCCCAGGCTGCACCACCACCGGATCCGACCGGCGCCGTGCCAGATCCGTGGCACCTCGAGCTTCGCCGCTATGGAGCCCTGCTCGTGCCGGCGAGCTGCCCCGGACGGAATTGATGGCCGCACCCGCCCGAAGCCGACGGAAGGAGAGAAAaagggccccgccgccgccctcctcgcaaGTCGCACGGGCTTCCGGCGGccgctcgggcggcggcgccgcgggcggAGGCGTCGGTGGTGGACGGCGTCTAGGGTTCGCGAGTCGCCGGCGCGGGGGCGACGCGGACGCGGGGTCTGCAGGCTTGGGTTGGAAAGTTACGGCTGAAACATTTGGGGACACGCGTGGGCACCCGGCCAATCCCTTCGCGGTGCTTGGCAGCGGTTGCGGTTGGTTGCATTTGCAGCCGCCACGGAGTGCCGGACCCGCGTGCATGGATAGCGGAAAGCAATGATCCAGGCAACTTTTGCAGGCAGGCTCGTGACCGCCAGGGAAGCATCTAGAATTGCCATGCATCGTCACGGGTGTCCTTCTGTTCTGTCGTACAGTACGTACTAAAGAGTACGTACTAAAGAATCATCTAAGCTACTGTAGTTGCCAGATGACAATCGTCATGAAGTAGCTGTGACGACCGTGCTAAGCTAACTACGCCTTGCCAATGTACAGCTCAGGGACGGTTATTTCTAACAAATCTAATACACGCATTCTGTCGTTTTTCGTGCTAAACCTGCATCTAAACAAAATCACCCACGATCAAAGCAGGTCGTCGTCTTTTGTCAACCCAAGACGACAAAAGCCACGCGAATACCAAGCTAGCAGCTACCGCCACTCGCCGGCTCACGGTCACGGGTGGCCGCGACAAGCGAATGAGTGATCCCCAATTCGTCACTGGCTGGCCCAATGCCGATGCTTAAATCACGAGCCCCAGCCCCCAAGCTGCCGTCCCAAGAGCAACACACCACCATGAGGCCACTGGCGCCCCTGCTCCTCTGCTCCCTCCTATACCTCGCGACCCCGCTGCCAGCGCGCTCCTCCTCCCGGGAAGCTCCGGCGTCGCACGCCAGCGCCGCCAACTGCCAGGGCCAGCCGGCGTACGCGCGGAACGCGACGGTGTACGGCGTCTCGGCGGCGCTGTGCCCGGGGTGCGCGGCGTGGGCCGAGTCCCTGGAGTTCCTCTACTACCACAACCTGGTGCGGCTGGCGCGGTGGGAGCTGCCGCTGGCGTGGTCGCCGCGGATGGAATCGTACGCGCGGTGGTgggcggcgcagcggcgcggGGACTGCGCGCTGCGGCACTCGTTCCCGGAGGGCCAGTTCGCGCTCGGGGAGAACATTTtctggggcggcgccggcggggcctgGCGCCCCGGGGACGCCGTCCAGGACTGGGCCGCCGAGGGCGTCGACTACTCGTACGCCGCCAACGCCTGCGCGCCGGGCCGGGAGTGCGGCCACTACACGCAGATCGTGTGGCGGGACACCACCTCCGTCGGCTGCGCCAGGGTGGtgtgcgacgacggcggcgtgtTCATGACCTGCAACTACTACCCGCCTGGCAACGTCGTCGGCCAGAGACCCTACTGATTATTGGAGTACAGTACATTACATGCAAGATACTTCTACTCTACTAGGCTCTCAGGAATCACCATCGTCTGTGCAGTTGGACTCGCCACGGGGCATCAGATGGTCAGAGTTGTCGGACTCGTCACTCGTGTAAATGATGCAAATCAATGAAGTGTTATAACGCTTCACTAGAATTTGCCCACTTTCtttggatgttttttttttacaatcaGAATAACGAAATGCGATGTTTACAGTCGCTCTCTCTGAGCTTTACTGTTGCTCGTCCATTCGGTTTGTGCCGTGTAAATATTGGTGGTGAATTTGTGAGCTCTTAACTCTTGTTGGGCTTGATCGCaaaaaacacacacactctTGTTGGGCTTCCAAAGTTTTGGGTTCCCGTCTGGCCGAGTTTTAAGGCCCATACAGAATTTTTCATCGATTTAGGGCTTCTCAAGGAACTTCATAATATTTGTTCGAGCAAATTCCAGTGGGTTATTCCTGCTTtacaaacattttttttgaaatatgatGTTGAAACAAACGCTCACATCTGCACTCGCCCAATAAACCCACACACGTATACCATCATTTAGGAAGTCACCTAGATATATATAGTTTCCTTTATTTCTAGAATAATATTAGGAAAATACTGAGTGTACTACGTAATTTATTAGCTTCCTAGATCCGAAACTCCTACATGGTTATTTCTTTCATTGATGTGCGTGCGGCATAAGTAGCTTCAAAGTCAGCGTATAACATAACATGCACGGTACGCCTTTTTAAGACAAAGTGGAAATTCAAGAATAACTGAAATCAACACAGTAAAAACGAATAAAGATGATGTAAGTTGAGATACGAGGAGACAGGTTTGGTTCTCATGAGATCATGCCATGAACAAAACAAACGAGGACAAACTTATAAGCTCGTCACTCTCATGGCACATATCATCTTGCTGAACTCTCAACAAATAATTAGCTAGGTATAAGAGGAAATGAAAAACAGCTCAAAGCATGATTAGGAGCGATAGTGTGGCACCATGGTTCccggtgctccgccgccggctgccggcgAGGGATCGCATGGGATCAGAAGGGCTTCTGGCCCATGATGTTGCCCTGCGGCTCGTAGTGGCACGCCATGAGCGTCTCCCCGGAGGCGCAGTCGACGGTGGCGCAGCCGAACTCCTTGCTTCCCCGCCACACCATCTGCGTGTAGCGGCCGCAGCCCTTGCCGTCGGCGCAGGTGTTGGAGCCGTAGTCGAAGTGCTGCTCCTCCTCGGCCcacgcggcgacggcgtcgctGGGCAACCAGGTGGTGCCCGCGTTGCCCAGGAAAACGTTGatgcccggcgccggcgcggcggccgcgcagtTGTCCTTGAACTGGGcggcccacgccgccgcccggtcGGAGAGCTCCTGCGTGTACTTGAGCGGCCGCACGTCGTTCTTGGCGCGGAGGTGCGCGTGCGGCACGTCGAAGTCCTGCCCTAGGCAGGTCTGCAGCAGCCGGCGAGGCGCGGCCGCCGAGCCCGGGGAGGAGGCCAGCAGGACGACGCCGACAAGGAGGAGGCAGCACGAGAGCCGCCTCCCGGTTCTTGAGGTGCACTCCATGGCGAAGACCAGTGTTCGTTCCCCGGCTAGAGCTAGCTAGCAATAGAGTAGTTTAGCAGTGTAAGAAATGACGACGATGCCAATGGCTTCTTCCGGCCTGGTGGCCGTTATATACTTGAGCATTGCCGACAaataagaaattcaccacctATATTTGCTATCTTTATTAAGTATTTACGAATTACCATTCGCTTACATGCATCTAGTGCAGAGGTAGATCGATGGATGGATCCACTGACCGATGAAGGAGAATCCTGTCATGTGATCGGGGCACGTACATTGAGGCCGTGCTAGCACGCAGCTCCTGCAGCTCGCGATCGAGGCAGGCTAGGCATGCACGCTGGGCGTCGGTGTCCTCGTTTGACCTGCTGCTATTTCATAATGGAGCCGGGGCAGTGTACGAACATTCTTAAATGTTTCCCTCGCCTTCATTGGTCGGTTCGACACCTTGGGCAAATCTATGGCGTCCGGGTCAGAGGATGCCGGCCTAGGACGACGACGGTGGAGCCGGCCTCTCGTCTGCATTGCAGCTGAAGTAAACGCTTTGAAAAGGCCAAAAGGGGTTTGGGTTTGCGATTCGTTCAGTGTAGTTTAATGGTTTCTGTGCAGGGGTAGTTTTGCGCGAACAGGCCAGCCATTGACATGATGGGAAGTTGGGAACACATGGATTCATGTGGCTCCGGCGCTCTGCGTGCGTGCCTGACTAGCTCGACCGCATCTAGGATCGAGGGACTCCCCGTCAGTCGGTGTCTCCTGCACTGGGCGCGTGGAAGCTTCGTTTGCTGCAGTTCTCTCATGCCACTGGGTGGTGGAGAGA
This window of the Panicum virgatum strain AP13 chromosome 1K, P.virgatum_v5, whole genome shotgun sequence genome carries:
- the LOC120644356 gene encoding pathogenesis-related protein PR-1-like encodes the protein MSSSSSSSCRRGQLAAGIALLVLLLAGNAAAHPGGGGDLRYQFLSQQNAARGSMGLAPLVWDERVAAYARWYAQSRRGDCALVHSSGPYGENLFWGSGTGWAPAQAVGAWLSERPRYNYWSNSCYGGMCGHYTQIMWRNTRRVGCAMVTCYNGRGTFITCNYDPPGNYVGVRPY
- the LOC120657946 gene encoding pathogenesis-related protein PRB1-3-like, with the protein product MECTSRTGRRLSCCLLLVGVVLLASSPGSAAAPRRLLQTCLGQDFDVPHAHLRAKNDVRPLKYTQELSDRAAAWAAQFKDNCAAAAPAPGINVFLGNAGTTWLPSDAVAAWAEEEQHFDYGSNTCADGKGCGRYTQMVWRGSKEFGCATVDCASGETLMACHYEPQGNIMGQKPF